From the Brassica napus cultivar Da-Ae chromosome A8, Da-Ae, whole genome shotgun sequence genome, one window contains:
- the LOC106407502 gene encoding G-type lectin S-receptor-like serine/threonine-protein kinase SD2-5, translating into MRGFFFFLFITCLAFFLNPLHAGVPYNGSIAPGFAGSQMNYINNGGIFLESVNKDFGFGFITTPDVTLFTLSIIHKSSSRLIWSANRASPVENSDELQFQDNGNVVLRREEQGGGGAEVWRLDNSGKNASRIELRDSGNLVVVSSDGVSIWESFNHPTDTLITNQVFKEGMKLTSNSSSTSNMTYVLEIKSGDMFLYVNSLTPQVYWSMGSDSGRIVDKYGGVVTSSSLLNNSWRFFDDKQDLLWQFLIPGNRDDNATWIAVLGNNGVITFTSLGSGVSTADSSKKIPDDQCATPESCGPYYACSVGKVCGCVSGLPRARDCKSGITSPCKKTENNATLSVKLVNARDKVDYFALGFASPFSKNTSLDSCKEFCNSNCSCLGLFFQNSSGNCFLFDWIGSFKASKNGDSGFVSYIKVATNGDRGGDKGEDDGKHFPYIVIIVLVTIFIISVLIFVAFRILRRKKTVLDDDQDQEQSSDEDNFLDNLSGMPIRFTYKDLQSATNDFSVKLGQGGFGSVYEGSLPDGSRLAVKKLEGIGQGKKEFRAEVSIIGSIHHLHLVRLRGFCAEGAHRLLAYEFLAKGSLERWIFSRRDEDILLDWDTRFNIAVGTAKGLAYLHEDCDARIIHCDIKPENILLDDNFNAKVSDFGLAKLMTREQSHVFTTMRGTRGYLAPEWITNYAISEKSDVYSYGMVLLELIGGRKNYDPSESSEKCHFPSYAFKMMEEGKLLEIVDGKMKNVDVDDERVQRAMKTALWCIQEDMHLRPSMSKVVQMLEGVFSVVQPPSSSTLGSRLYSSFFKSISEEGGGTSSGPSDCNSENYISAVRLSGPR; encoded by the coding sequence ATGagaggcttcttcttcttcttgttcataACATGTCTAGCTTTCTTCCTTAATCCTCTACACGCCGGTGTACCGTACAATGGAAGCATCGCTCCAGGGTTTGCAGGATCTCAGATGAATTACATCAACAACGGCGGTATCTTCCTCGAATCCGTCAACAAAGACTTTGGTTTCGGTTTCATAACCACACCAGATgtcactctcttcacactcagcATCATCCACAAAAGCAGCTCGAGACTGATCTGGTCGGCGAACAGAGCTTCCCCTGTTGAGAACTCCGACGAGCTTCAGTTCCAAGACAACGGGAACGTGGTGCTGCGTAGAGAAGaacaaggaggaggaggagccgaGGTTTGGAGGTTGGATAATTCAGGCAAAAACGCTTCAAGAATCGAGCTCCGTGACTCCGGGAACCTCGTTGTTGTTTCCAGTGACGGAGTTTCGATATGGGAGAGTTTTAATCATCCTACTGATACGCTTATTACCAATCAAGTCTTTAAAGAAGGCATGAAGCTCACTAgcaattcttcttctacaagCAACATGACTTATGTTCTTGAGATCAAGTCAGGAGATATGTTTTTGTATGTGAACAGCTTGACACCTCAAGTCTATTGGTCCATGGGAAGTGATAGCGGGAGGATCGTTGACAAATACGGTGGTGTAGTGACTTCATCGTCTCTACTCAATAATTCGTGGAGGTTCTTTGATGATAAACAAGATTTGTTATGGCAATTTTTGATTCCAGGCAATAGAGATGATAACGCCACTTGGATCGCTGTTTTAGGAAACAACGGTGTGATCACCTTTACAAGTCTTGGAAGTGGTGTGTCTACGGCTGATTCTTCCAAAAAAATCCCAGACGATCAGTGTGCGACCCCTGAGTCTTGTGGCCCTTACTACGCATGCTCCGTTGGTAAAGTGTGTGGATGTGTGTCCGGGTTGCCACGGGCTCGGGATTGCAAATCCGGTATCACTTCTCCTTGTAAGAAGACCGAGAACAATGCAACGTTGTCTGTGAAACTTGTAAATGCTAGGGACAAGGTTGACTATTTCGCTCTAGGGTTTGCTTCTCCCTTCTCCAAGAATACTAGTCTTGATAGCTGTAAAGAGTTCTGCAACAGCAACTGCTCGTGCCTCGGTCTTTTCTTTCAGAACAGTTCTGGTAACtgcttcttgtttgattggattgGTAGCTTTAAAGCCTCTAAAAATGGAGATTCTGGTTTTGTGTCTTACATCAAGGTGGCAACTAATGGTGACAGAGGTGGAGATAAGGGAGAAGATGATGGGAAACATTTTCCATATATAGTGATTATTGTCTTGGTGACGATTTTTATCATCAGTGTTTTGATCTTTGTGGCGTTTCGGATTCTTAGGAGAAAGAAAACGGTTTTGGATGATGATCAAGATCAAGAACAGAGTTCAGATGAGGATAACTTCTTGGATAATCTATCTGGTATGCCTATTAGGTTTACTTATAAAGATCTTCAGTCAGCGACGAATGACTTCTCTGTCAAGTTAGGTCAAGGAGGGTTTGGATCGGTGTATGAAGGATCTTTACCTGATGGTTCTCGTTTAGCCGTTAAGAAGCTTGAAGGAATAGGCCAAGGCAAGAAAGAGTTCAGAGCCGAGGTTAGTATCATCGGAAGCATTCATCATCTACATTTGGTGAGGCTCAGGGGTTTCTGCGCCGAAGGGGCTCATAGGCTTCTAGCTTATGAGTTCCTGGCGAAAGGTTCCTTAGAGAGATGGATATTTAGTAGAAGAGATGAAGATATACTGTTGGATTGGGACACAAGGTTCAACATCGCGGTTGGAACAGCTAAGGGTTTAGCTTATCTACATGAAGATTGCGACGCAAGAATCATCCATTGTGATATTAAACCTGAGAACATCCTCTTAGATGATAACTTCAACGCCAAGGTATCTGATTTTGGACTAGCTAAGCTCATGACACGCGAACAGAGCCATGTTTTCACAACTATGCGTGGGACAAGAGGGTACTTGGCTCCTGAATGGATCACAAACTACGCGATCTCGGAGAAGAGCGATGTTTACAGCTACGGGATGGTGTTGCTGGAGCTGATAGGAGGAAGAAAGAACTATGACCCATCAGAGTCATCAGAGAAGTGTCACTTCCCTTCTTATGCTTTTAAGATGATGGAAGAAGGGAAGCTTTTGGAGATTGTTGATGGGAAGATGAAGAACGTTGATGTGGATGATGAGAGAGTTCAAAGGGCGATGAAGACTGCGCTTTGGTGTATACAAGAAGATATGCATTTGAGACCGTCGATGAGTAAAGTTGTTCAGATGCTTGAAGGAGTTTTTTCTGTGGTTCAGCCTCCATCTTCTTCCACTTTGGGCTCGAGGCTTTACTCTAGTTTCTTTAAGTCAATTAGCGAGGAAGGTGGTGGTACGTCATCTGGACCGTCGGATTGTAACAGTGAGAACTATATCTCCGCCGTGAGACTCTCTGGTCCGAGATAG
- the LOC125577408 gene encoding UDP-N-acetylglucosamine transporter UGNT1-like codes for MRNPVLPVSDPPLAGENDTSDGKGVDDRLFKGSAMTKRGAYAALSYMACAVMLVLFNKAALSSYQFPCVNVITLFQMVSSTFFLYSLRRKKIISFIAADSFSGSGSTSAFVPLKTLLHTLPLSIAYLMYMLASMASVRGVNVPMYTTLRRTTVAFTMVIEYMLTGQRYTRSIIGSVGVIIFGAFFAGARDLSFDFYGYGVVFLANITTAVYLATIARIGKSSGLNSFGLMWCNGIICGPILMIWTFMSGDLEKTISFPYLFSPGFMVVLLCSCVLAFFLNYSIFLNTTLNSALTQTICGNMKDLFTVGLGWMVFGGLPFDLMNVIGQLLGFLGSGLYAYYKIIGK; via the exons ATGAGGAATCCTGTCCTTCCTGTTTCCGATCCTCCTCTCGCCGGAGAGAATGATACCTCCGACGGCAAAGGCGTCGACGATCGGCTTTTCAAAGGATCCGCCATGACCAAACGTGGCGCTTACGCTGCTCTCTCTTACATGGCCTGCGCTG TGATGCTTGTTCTGTTCAATAAAGCGGCTCTCTCTTCGTATCAGTTCCCTTGTGTTAATGTTATCACACTCTTTCAG ATGGTGTCTTCTACCTTCTTTCTATACTCATTGAGGCGCAAGAAGATCATCTCTTTCATAGCGGCTGATTCCTTTTCAGGTTCTGGTAGTACCTCAGCTTTTGTGCCTTTGAAGACATTGTTACACACGCTTCCTCTCTCAATAGCATATCTTATGTACATG CTAGCTTCTATGGCGTCTGTCAGAGGGGTGAATGTTCCCATGTACACCACTCTGAGGCGTACCACGGTGGCCTTTACCATGGTGATTGAGTATATGCTCACAGGTCAGAGATATACTCGGTCTATCATCGGAAG TGTTGGCGTTATCATCTTTGGCGCATTTTTCGCTGGAGCTAGGGACTTGTCATTCGACTTTTATGGATATGGTGTTGTTTTCTTAGCCAACATAACAACAGCAGTATATCTAGCAACCATCGCCCGGATTG GGAAATCAAGTGGCTTGAATAGCTTTGGCCTTATGTGGTGCAATG GTATTATATGTGGACCTATATTGATGATTTGGACATTTATGAGTGGTGACTTGGAGAAGACAATTAGTTTTCCTTACCTCTTTTCTCCCGGTTTCATG GTTGTGTTACTCTGCTCGTGTGTGTTGGCTTTCTTCTTAAACTACAGTATTTTTCTTAACACCACTCTCAACTCGGCTCTCACGCAGACAATTTGTGGCAATATGAAG GATTTATTTACGGTTGGACTAGGCTGGATGGTGTTTGGAGGACTCCCATTCGACTTG ATGAATGTGATTGGACAGCTTCTTGGTTTCCTAGGCTCTGGTTTATATGCATATTATAAGATCATTGGGAAGTAG
- the LOC106386223 gene encoding uncharacterized protein LOC106386223, with translation MEAPRRSLAASLSPLRLIDRTRSFNYSQMPEEPIKLTILKLDGSSFDVEVSKTATVRELKMDVEASFSHLPITVLGNVSWPHVWGQFCLSYDDQRLINEADYLVELGIRDGDQLRFIRRISSYSILMMKHKSKTSPGVSSFKQLKLPYRFSAQTETWKKKRTQGQEDGVDSITQTQAQPSFLSTVSGGWLSYKSSPSQRGTKHRNATASTSGHHRRVLNKLITRFRFKCYSEKDVWNMTKLISET, from the exons ATGGAAGCTCCACGGCGTTCTTTGGCTGCGTCTCTCTCGCCTCTGCGCCTGATCGATCGTACGAGAAGTTTTAATTATAGTCAGATGCCTGAAGAGCCGATCAAACTCACTATTCTCAAGCTTGATGGATCTTCCTTTG ATGTTGAAGTGTCGAAGACGGCAACAGTAAGGGAGCTCAAGATGGATGTAGAAGCTTCGTTTTCTCACTTGCCCATCACAGTTCTTGGCAACGTCTCATG GCCACATGTCTGGGGACAGTTCTGCTTATCCTATGACGATCAAAGATTGATCAACGAGGCTGACTACCTCGTTGAACTCGGCATTAGAGACGGAGATCAG CTTCGATTCATCCGCCGTATATCAAGCTACTCCATCTTGATGATGAAGCACAAGAGCAAGACATCACCAGGTGTTTCTTCTTTCAAACAACTCAAACT ACCATACAGATTCTCAGCCCAAACCGAAACCTGGAAAAAGAAGAGAACACAAGGCCAAGAAGACGGAGTTGACTCCATAACTCAGACACAGGCACAGCCAAGCTTTCTCTCTACTGTATCAGGAGGTTGGCTCTCTTACAAGTCATCACCAAGTCAGCGAGGGACTAAACACAGAAACGCCACTGCTTCTACTTCTGGTCACCACCGCAGGGTTCTTAACAAACTCATCACAAGATTTCGTTTCAAGTGTTATTCGGagaaagatgtctggaacatgACCAAACTCATCTCTGAAACATGA
- the LOC106384785 gene encoding E3 ubiquitin-protein ligase KEG-like, translating to MASKITAKKNDDFDYEIIEGESKTALAAAGTSSRIDSATLELRHRIGRGPFGDVWLATHHQSTKDYEVAIKMLHPINKDQMRVVVDKFKDLVSKSQGMENVCLLRGVSIISGRICLVMKFYEGCVGDKMARLKGGKLSLSDVLRYGIDLVTGILELHAKGFLILNLKPSNFLLNDNDTAILGDVGVPYLLHSIPLPSSDMIMRLGTPNYMAPEQWQPEVGGPMSFETDSWGVGCSIVEMLTGAQPWSGKSIDEIYNLVVIKREKLTIPNAIPPPLEKLLQGCFMYDLRSRPSMTDILHVLKRLQNSEEEEFWSFWRGIDSREIRKSSAYLGYTEWFLSKDQLQVGDTVRSRKPANSCKHENMDVPEGKVVGLERDTTDSDGFALVKVHGVHDPLRVHVSVLERVTKDLASGDWVRLKYVGVADKRCSPVGIVHSINREGIVAVGFIGLPTLWRGTSSQLQMAKGYSVGQFVKIKAFVVTPRFKWIHKDRGVWATGRISHVLPNGCLEVEFPGALPFGQEHGSCLADPAEVEVVDFSTCEGVVEKYQHLEDFHWAVRPLLVAVGVLTVMTLGGSLVGKKVGRSKDIKQRVGSGRLCNCQIPNGQDRAGPDRKVSRKSKSKSKSKSKSNSKWFF from the exons ATGGCTTCAAAGATTACTGCTAAAAAGAATGATGATTTTGACTATGAAATCATTGAAGGCGAGTCTAAGACCGCTTTAGCAGCAGCCGGCACGAGTTCTCGGATTGATTCTGCAACGTTGGAGCTTCGGCATCGAATTGGAAGAGGTCCCTTTGGTGATGTTTGGCTAGCTACTCATCATCAGTCCACAAAGGACTATGAAGTGGCCATCAAAATGCTTCATCCCATCAATAAAGATCAGATGAGAGTTGTGGTAGATAAGTTTAAGGATTTGGTATCCAAGTCTCAAGGGATGGAGAATGTTTGTCTCCTCCGAGGAGTCTCTATCATTAGTGGAAGG ATTTGCCTCGTCATGAAATTCTATGAGGGCTGTGTTGGTGACAAGATGGCTCGGCTTAAAGGAGGAAAGCTTTCATTGTCTGATGTATTGAG ATATGGGATTGATCTAGTTACAGGGATTCTTGAGTTGCACGCAAAAGGGTTTCTGATTCTCAATCTCAAGCCCTCTAACTTTCTTCTCAATGATAACGATACGGCCATCCTAGGGGATGTTGGAGTCCCTTATCTACTTCATAGTATCCCTTTGCCAAGTTCTGATATGATAATGAGACTTGGAACTCCAAACTATATGGCTCCAGAACAGTGGCAACCTGAAGTAGGAGGTCCCATGTCCTTTGAGACTGATTCTTGGGGGGTTGGATGCAGCATTGTGGAAATGCTCACTGGTGCACAACCTTGGAGTGGTAAATCCATCGACGAAATTTACAACTTAGTGGTCATAAAAAGAGAAAAGCTCACTATCCCCAATGCCATACCGCCTCCTCTTGAGAAGCTACTTCAGGGTTGCTTTATGTATGATCTTCGAAGCCGACCTTCTATGACAGACATCTTACACGTCTTGAAGAG GTTGCAGAACTCAGAGGAAGAAGAGTTCTGGTCCTTCTGGAGAGGCATTGATAGTAGAGAAATCAGGAAGAGCTCAGCTTATCTCGGCTATACAGAATGGTTCCTTTCAAAGGATCAACTGCAAGTAGGCGACACGGTGCGTTCAAGAAAGCCTGCCAATTCGTGTAAGCATGAGAACATGGATGTGCCAGAAGGAAAGGTAGTTGGTTTAGAACGTGACACAACCGACTCAGATGGGTTTGCTCTGGTTAAAGTCCATGGTGTTCATGATCCGTTAAGGGTTCACGTATCTGTTCTTGAAAGGGTAACTAAAGACTTGGCTTCTGGAGATTGGGTACGTCTGAAGTATGTAGGAGTAGCAGACAAGAGGTGTTCTCCAGTTGGCATTGTCCATTCAATCAACCGTGAGGGAATTGTAGCTGTTGGGTTTATTGGGTTGCCAACTCTCTGGAGAGGGACTTCATCACAGCTTCAGATGGCTAAAGGATACAGTGTTGGTCAGTTTGTGAAGATCAAAGCCTTTGTTGTCACCCCAAGATTcaaatggatacataaagatAGAGGAGTTTGGGCAACTGGCAGAATCTCTCATGTTTTACCAAACGGTTGTCTCGAGGTGGAGTTCCCTGGAGCGTTGCCTTTTGGACAGGAACATGGAAGCTGTCTTGCTGATCCGGCTGAAGTAGAGGTTGTGGATTTTAGTACTTGTGAAGGAGTTGTGGAGAAATATCAGCATCTTGAGGACTTTCACTGGGCTGTGAGACCTTTACTGGTTGCCGTGGGTGTATTGACAGTAATGACGTTAGGAGGGTCATTGGTTGGGAAGAAAGTGGGAAGATCAAAGGATATCAAACAGCGAGTTGGCTCGGGTAGACTATGCAATTGTCAGATTCCTAATGGTCAGGACAGGGCCGGTCCTGACCGTAAGGTCTCTCgcaaatctaaatctaaatctaaatctaaatctaaatccAATTCTAAAtggtttttttaa